The following coding sequences lie in one Rutidosis leptorrhynchoides isolate AG116_Rl617_1_P2 chromosome 6, CSIRO_AGI_Rlap_v1, whole genome shotgun sequence genomic window:
- the LOC139854499 gene encoding uncharacterized protein, with product MVGSKCVMQRHEQINRKTVPVPKTGTDTENRFCYFTLANKNPQISSQAHRWCSAKFDGFFILLAFHYHFLIKSAPRLLLGEDILTLGMKELKQLERQLRIGVDRLRSKKWRLLSEQVGVLKRNHKTLQEENSFLQKKGDADTIMMFI from the exons ATGGTAGGAAGTAAATGTGTAATGCAAAG GCATGAGCAAATAAACCGAAAAACGGTACCGGTACCGAAAACCGGTACCGATACCGAAAACCG CTTCTGCTACTTCACTCTTGCAAACAAAAACCCACAAATAAGCTCTCAAGCACACCGATGGTGTTCAGCGAAATTCGATGGTTTCTTCATCCTTTTAGCTTTCCACTACCATTTTCTCATCAAATCCGCTCCAAG GTTGTTATTAG GAGAAGATATATTGACATTAGGGATGAAAGAATTGAAACAACTCGAACGCCAATTAAGGATTGGAGTTGATCGTTTACGCTCTAAGAAG TGGCGTCTTTTATCAGAGCAAGTAGGTGTATTGAAGAGAAAT CATAAAACTTTGCAGGAAGAAAATAGCTTTCTGCAGAAAAAG GGAGATGCAGATACAATAATGATGTTTATATAA